A DNA window from Aureibaculum sp. 2308TA14-22 contains the following coding sequences:
- a CDS encoding type IX secretion system membrane protein PorP/SprF, producing the protein MGYAYDYTTTNLGNYNSGTHEVFMQWDIDFSKKNLKSPRFF; encoded by the coding sequence ATAGGTTATGCCTATGATTACACGACAACCAATTTAGGGAACTATAATAGTGGTACCCATGAGGTATTTATGCAATGGGATATAGATTTTTCAAAGAAAAACCTAAAATCTCCTAGATTCTTCTAA
- a CDS encoding OmpA family protein: MKKYIVIVLLLSVVCLYAQGSGGKYSINNLEVNTEQSEFGTAYHGTDKLVFAAPRRGFRVIRDVWEPNGQRFLDLYEGDISEDGSVANKRRLKGEVNSRYHEASVTFSKDGKTVYFTRDNYYNKKLGIDNQGYTNLAMFKATVNNKGEWINIIPMPFNNVEYSVGHPTLSADEKTLYFTSDMPGTLGETDIYKVEVNESGFGNPINLGDKINSTAKDWFPFVDGDILYFSSTRSGGKGGIDIYASKLKGYVTDPVNLSLNTASDDFAFIINSETRRGYFSSNREEGSKGDDDIYSFIEEEPVDFKCIQMVTGDVRDQLSTSLLPGSEVILSDKDGNMITSTIVKDDATFSFEVSCEIEYKLEGKKIGFSPQSITFTTSNEADKELKMPLLLGAGNIIAGNNNGTQGEGVDKKPEGLPDVLPDEIVKLPSGNYGVNIEPIYFDLNSSYLNKQAKTELQKVVDLMNKYPKMIIEAASHTDSRAPAGYNIWLSNNRAKRTVEYIIGRGIDPSRIAGKGYGETQLINGCDDNTPCTEAEHQQNRRSEFVIIRM, from the coding sequence ATGAAAAAATATATTGTAATAGTTTTATTGCTAAGTGTGGTATGTCTATATGCTCAAGGCAGTGGAGGTAAATATTCAATAAATAATTTAGAGGTAAATACTGAACAATCTGAATTTGGTACTGCTTATCATGGAACAGACAAATTAGTTTTTGCAGCTCCAAGACGTGGTTTCAGAGTAATTCGCGATGTTTGGGAGCCTAATGGACAACGTTTTTTAGATTTATATGAAGGAGACATCAGTGAAGATGGATCTGTAGCAAATAAAAGAAGACTTAAAGGAGAAGTAAATTCTAGATACCATGAAGCTAGTGTAACCTTTTCTAAGGATGGTAAAACTGTTTATTTTACTAGAGATAATTATTACAATAAAAAGTTAGGTATAGACAATCAAGGGTATACCAACTTGGCCATGTTTAAAGCAACAGTAAATAATAAAGGAGAGTGGATTAATATAATACCGATGCCTTTTAATAATGTTGAATATTCGGTTGGACATCCTACGTTGAGTGCAGACGAAAAAACATTATATTTTACTTCTGATATGCCTGGAACCTTAGGTGAGACTGACATTTATAAAGTGGAAGTGAACGAGAGTGGATTTGGAAATCCAATAAATTTAGGAGATAAAATTAATTCTACTGCAAAAGATTGGTTTCCTTTTGTTGATGGTGATATACTTTATTTTTCTTCAACTAGAAGTGGAGGTAAAGGAGGTATTGATATATATGCAAGCAAACTAAAAGGGTATGTAACCGATCCGGTAAACTTAAGTTTAAATACTGCAAGTGATGATTTTGCTTTTATCATTAATAGTGAAACTAGAAGAGGCTACTTTTCTTCAAACAGAGAAGAAGGCAGTAAAGGAGATGACGATATTTATTCTTTTATTGAAGAAGAGCCAGTTGACTTTAAATGTATTCAAATGGTTACAGGAGATGTTAGAGATCAATTATCTACAAGTTTATTACCAGGTTCAGAGGTAATTCTAAGTGATAAAGATGGCAATATGATAACATCTACTATTGTTAAGGATGATGCAACTTTTTCATTTGAAGTATCTTGCGAGATAGAATACAAATTAGAAGGTAAAAAAATTGGTTTTTCACCACAATCTATAACATTTACAACATCTAATGAAGCAGATAAAGAATTAAAAATGCCATTATTGTTAGGTGCTGGCAATATAATAGCTGGTAATAATAATGGTACTCAAGGTGAGGGTGTTGATAAAAAGCCTGAAGGATTGCCAGATGTGTTGCCAGATGAAATCGTTAAATTGCCTTCTGGTAATTATGGTGTGAATATTGAACCTATATATTTCGATTTAAACTCTTCTTATTTGAACAAGCAGGCTAAGACTGAATTGCAAAAAGTGGTTGATTTAATGAATAAATACCCTAAAATGATTATTGAGGCAGCTTCGCATACAGATTCTAGGGCACCAGCCGGATATAATATTTGGTTATCTAATAATAGAGCTAAAAGAACTGTCGAGTATATTATAGGAAGAGGTATAGACCCTTCACGAATAGCGGGTAAAGGCTACGGAGAAACACAGCTGATTAACGGCTGCGATGATAATACCCCATGTACCGAAGCTGAACATCAGCAAAATAGACGGTCTGAGTTTGTAATTATCAGAATGTAA
- a CDS encoding OmpA family protein — protein MRSLITLIFTLTTLITTAQIERADSIKAAEYSVKNLRVNTKYQDFGSTFMGNDKVVFSSSRRTAGISKRVWKENNQPYLNLFIGDLTDDGEVVNVKPFSSDVNSKYHDAFVAFTPKRNEVYFTSNNYIGGKLKSEGLKIFKATIDEKGHWKDFSSLPFNDDDYDTGHPMISADGKKLYFVSNMPGTIGDTDIFVVDLNQGHYGKIINLGETINSKYKEYSPYVDGDVIYFSSNRPGGKGGFDIYMTKLDGSIPEPINLGEPMNSKGDDISFIIDSEKLQGYFSSNRNGGMGDDDIYSFKQKTTIAICDQIATGIIKDKVTGNRVGNAFVALLDENGNRIRRIETAFDGEYYFGVDCATNYTIEVTKNGYFSTTIELNTSNKNGFDNNEVIFIEEKEFMDRKDYEILNVPNITFTINTAEITEASDIALDKVMRLMKKYPNMVIEFGAHTDSRGPDAYNLSLTKSRAVATVDNLIERGLDPRRITGKGYGETQLLNKCANNVKCTDLQHLENKRTEFVVIKR, from the coding sequence ATGAGAAGCTTAATAACCTTAATTTTTACCTTAACTACTTTAATTACAACGGCTCAAATTGAAAGAGCAGATTCTATTAAAGCGGCTGAATACAGTGTTAAAAACCTAAGAGTAAATACAAAATATCAAGATTTTGGTTCTACTTTTATGGGTAATGATAAAGTTGTTTTTTCCTCCTCCAGAAGAACTGCAGGAATATCAAAACGAGTTTGGAAAGAAAATAATCAGCCTTACTTAAATTTATTTATTGGCGATTTAACCGATGATGGTGAAGTTGTAAATGTTAAACCTTTTTCAAGTGATGTTAACTCTAAATATCATGATGCTTTTGTAGCTTTTACCCCAAAGAGAAACGAGGTGTATTTTACCTCTAACAATTATATTGGCGGTAAGTTAAAGTCTGAAGGGCTTAAAATTTTTAAAGCTACTATAGATGAAAAAGGACATTGGAAAGATTTTTCTTCACTCCCTTTTAATGATGACGATTATGATACAGGCCATCCAATGATTAGTGCTGATGGTAAAAAGCTGTATTTTGTTTCTAACATGCCTGGCACCATAGGAGATACTGATATTTTTGTAGTAGACTTAAACCAAGGGCATTACGGAAAGATTATTAATCTAGGAGAAACGATTAATTCTAAATATAAAGAATATTCACCTTATGTTGATGGTGATGTAATTTACTTTTCTTCTAATAGACCAGGTGGTAAGGGCGGCTTTGATATTTACATGACAAAATTAGATGGTTCAATTCCTGAACCTATTAATTTGGGAGAACCAATGAATAGTAAAGGCGATGATATTTCTTTCATTATAGATAGTGAAAAACTACAAGGTTATTTCTCATCCAATAGAAATGGTGGAATGGGAGATGATGATATTTACTCCTTTAAACAAAAAACTACTATTGCAATCTGTGATCAGATAGCTACTGGTATCATAAAAGATAAAGTTACAGGCAACAGAGTTGGAAACGCTTTTGTTGCTTTATTGGATGAAAACGGTAATCGTATCCGAAGAATTGAAACCGCTTTTGATGGTGAATATTATTTTGGTGTAGATTGTGCTACAAATTACACAATAGAAGTTACTAAAAATGGATATTTTAGTACAACCATTGAATTGAACACTTCGAATAAAAATGGTTTCGATAATAATGAAGTCATATTTATTGAAGAAAAAGAGTTTATGGATAGAAAGGATTATGAAATTTTAAATGTTCCTAATATTACGTTTACAATCAATACAGCAGAAATTACCGAGGCCTCTGATATAGCCCTAGATAAAGTAATGCGATTGATGAAAAAATATCCTAACATGGTTATAGAATTTGGAGCTCATACAGATTCTAGAGGGCCAGACGCTTATAATTTAAGTCTTACAAAAAGTAGAGCAGTCGCAACAGTTGACAACCTTATTGAAAGAGGTTTAGACCCTAGAAGAATCACAGGGAAAGGATATGGAGAAACGCAATTACTCAACAAGTGTGCTAACAATGTAAAATGTACCGATTTACAACACCTAGAAAATAAGCGAACGGAATTTGTAGTTATAAAGAGATAA
- the ileS gene encoding isoleucine--tRNA ligase has translation MSTPFREYKGLDLTKVADETQQFWEENDIFQKSITSRDADKPYVFYEGPPSANGLPGIHHVMARTIKDIFCRYKTLQGFQVKRKAGWDTHGLPIELGVEKELGITKEDIGKKISVEEYNEACKKAVMRYTDVWEELTRKMGHWVDMNDPYVTYKPKYIESVWWLLKQIYNKGLLYKGYTIQPYSPKAGTGLSSHELNQPGTYQDVTDTTVVAQFKANEDSLPDFLKKFDHLHLLAWTTTPWTLPSNTALTVGSKIDYVVVATYNQYTFEPIHVILAKNLVSKQFTGKYIQTEEVSDLKNFSKEDKKIPFLVAVECKSKDLVGIKYEQLLDYAQPYQNPENAFRVIAGDFVTTEDGTGIVHTAPTFGADDALVAKQTKPEIPPMLVLDENGNPVPLVDLQGKFRPEMGEFAGKYVKNEYYEDGKAPDRSVDVELAIKLKEENKAFKVEKYKHSYPNCWRTDKPILYYPLDSWFIKVSDKKDRMFELNQNINWKPKSTGEGRFGNWLKNANDWNLSRSRFWGVPLPIWRTEDGKEELIIGSVEELKAQMQKAVNEGVMDTDIFSDFEVGNMSEENYDLLDLHKNIVDKITLVSPLGKPMQRESDLIDVWFDSGSMPYAQWHYPFENKDLIDENKFYPADFIAEGVDQTRGWFYTLHAIGTLVFDSNAYKNVVSNGLVLDKEGKKMSKRLGNAVDPFETMKKYGADATRWYMISNANPWDNLKFDIEGIEEVRRKFFGTLYNTYSFFTLYANIDKFTYDEADIDIVKRPEIDRWILSELNTLIKNVEDYYNDYEPTKAARAIQNFVTENLSNWFVRLSRRRFWKGDYQQDKISAYQTLYTCLLTVAKLGSPIAPFYMDQLYRDLTNATNSKKEESIHLADFPVYQEALVDKVLERKMQKAQAISSMVLSLRKKEMIKVRQPLQRIMIPVLDKQDKEDIDAVADLIKSEVNVKEIELIDDASGILVKNIKPNFKVLGPKFGKDMRLVASEIQKLTQDDISTIEKQGEISLKIGEKSVTLTLEEVEISSQDIEGWLVINQGNLTVALDVTISEDLRKEGIARELVNRIQNLRKESGLEVTDQIKLKIEKDGIVDAAIEANAIYIKNETLTNELILEDSVNDGVEIAFDDVNTKLLIQKN, from the coding sequence ATGAGTACGCCATTTAGAGAATATAAAGGTTTAGATTTAACAAAAGTAGCTGATGAAACCCAACAATTTTGGGAAGAAAACGATATATTCCAAAAGAGTATTACTTCACGTGATGCCGATAAACCTTATGTGTTTTATGAAGGGCCACCTTCTGCCAATGGATTGCCTGGTATTCATCATGTTATGGCACGTACCATTAAAGATATTTTCTGTAGATATAAAACCCTGCAAGGCTTTCAGGTAAAACGTAAGGCAGGTTGGGATACGCATGGTTTGCCGATTGAATTAGGCGTTGAAAAAGAGCTGGGTATTACTAAAGAAGATATTGGTAAAAAAATATCGGTTGAAGAATACAATGAAGCTTGTAAAAAAGCGGTAATGCGTTATACCGATGTCTGGGAAGAATTAACACGCAAAATGGGACATTGGGTAGATATGAATGACCCTTATGTTACTTACAAACCAAAATATATTGAATCGGTTTGGTGGTTATTAAAACAAATTTATAATAAGGGGCTTTTGTATAAAGGCTATACCATTCAACCCTATTCACCGAAAGCAGGAACTGGATTAAGTTCGCACGAGTTAAATCAACCTGGTACCTATCAAGATGTAACAGATACTACTGTGGTGGCTCAGTTTAAGGCAAACGAAGACTCGTTACCAGACTTTTTAAAGAAATTTGATCATTTGCATTTGTTGGCCTGGACAACTACGCCTTGGACATTGCCAAGTAATACAGCCTTAACGGTTGGTTCTAAGATTGATTACGTTGTAGTTGCTACCTACAATCAATATACCTTTGAACCAATTCATGTTATCCTGGCTAAAAATTTGGTTTCAAAACAATTTACTGGAAAATATATACAAACCGAAGAGGTGTCTGATTTGAAAAATTTTTCAAAAGAAGATAAAAAAATACCATTTTTGGTTGCTGTGGAATGTAAAAGTAAAGACCTTGTCGGAATAAAATACGAGCAGCTGTTAGATTATGCCCAACCTTATCAAAACCCTGAAAATGCGTTTAGAGTCATTGCTGGTGATTTTGTAACTACTGAAGATGGTACAGGTATTGTACACACCGCACCTACTTTTGGTGCTGATGATGCTTTAGTCGCAAAACAAACAAAGCCAGAAATTCCGCCAATGTTGGTGTTAGATGAAAACGGAAACCCTGTTCCTTTGGTTGATTTACAGGGTAAATTTAGACCAGAAATGGGCGAATTTGCAGGTAAATACGTAAAGAACGAATATTATGAAGATGGTAAAGCCCCTGACCGTTCCGTGGATGTGGAACTGGCAATTAAATTAAAAGAGGAAAACAAGGCCTTTAAAGTAGAAAAATATAAGCACAGCTATCCCAATTGTTGGCGTACAGACAAACCTATTTTGTATTATCCATTAGATTCTTGGTTTATAAAAGTATCTGATAAAAAGGATAGAATGTTTGAGCTAAATCAAAATATTAATTGGAAACCAAAATCAACAGGTGAAGGGCGTTTTGGCAACTGGCTAAAAAATGCCAATGACTGGAATTTGTCGCGTTCACGTTTTTGGGGCGTTCCATTACCAATTTGGAGAACGGAAGATGGTAAGGAAGAACTTATTATCGGTTCAGTTGAAGAATTGAAAGCTCAAATGCAAAAAGCCGTTAATGAAGGAGTAATGGATACGGATATTTTTTCCGATTTTGAAGTTGGCAACATGAGCGAAGAAAATTACGACCTTTTAGATTTGCATAAAAATATAGTTGATAAAATCACTTTGGTTTCACCATTAGGTAAACCAATGCAACGTGAATCAGATTTAATAGATGTATGGTTCGATTCGGGCTCAATGCCCTATGCTCAATGGCATTATCCATTTGAAAACAAAGATTTAATTGACGAAAACAAGTTTTATCCAGCTGACTTTATTGCAGAAGGAGTTGACCAGACCAGAGGTTGGTTTTATACGTTACATGCCATTGGTACATTGGTTTTTGACTCAAACGCTTATAAAAATGTAGTCTCGAACGGATTAGTATTGGATAAAGAAGGTAAAAAAATGTCCAAGCGATTAGGCAATGCCGTTGACCCGTTTGAAACTATGAAAAAATACGGTGCTGATGCCACACGTTGGTACATGATTTCCAATGCAAACCCGTGGGACAATTTAAAATTTGATATCGAGGGTATCGAAGAAGTCAGACGTAAATTCTTTGGCACGCTGTACAATACCTATTCGTTTTTTACACTGTATGCCAATATTGACAAATTTACTTATGACGAAGCCGATATTGATATTGTAAAAAGACCCGAAATTGACCGTTGGATACTTTCTGAACTCAATACATTGATAAAGAATGTAGAAGATTATTACAACGATTACGAGCCGACGAAAGCTGCTAGAGCTATTCAGAATTTTGTTACTGAAAATTTGAGTAACTGGTTTGTACGTTTAAGCAGGAGACGTTTTTGGAAAGGTGATTATCAACAAGATAAAATTTCAGCATATCAAACATTGTATACCTGTTTGTTGACAGTTGCAAAATTAGGTTCGCCTATAGCTCCTTTTTACATGGATCAGTTATACCGAGATTTGACAAATGCCACTAACAGCAAAAAAGAGGAATCGATCCATTTGGCTGATTTTCCTGTATATCAAGAAGCATTGGTAGATAAAGTATTAGAACGTAAAATGCAGAAGGCACAGGCTATATCTTCTATGGTGCTATCATTACGTAAAAAAGAAATGATAAAAGTACGTCAACCCTTACAGCGTATAATGATTCCTGTTTTAGATAAACAAGACAAAGAAGATATTGATGCCGTTGCAGATTTAATAAAATCTGAAGTTAATGTAAAAGAAATTGAATTGATAGACGATGCCTCGGGTATTTTAGTAAAAAATATTAAACCGAACTTTAAAGTATTGGGTCCTAAATTCGGAAAAGATATGCGTTTGGTGGCTTCCGAAATTCAAAAATTAACTCAAGATGATATTTCAACTATAGAAAAACAAGGTGAAATTTCTTTAAAAATTGGAGAAAAATCCGTAACTTTAACCTTAGAAGAAGTGGAAATATCTTCGCAAGATATAGAAGGGTGGCTGGTTATCAACCAAGGCAATTTAACGGTTGCTTTAGACGTTACCATTTCAGAAGATCTACGTAAAGAAGGTATTGCAAGAGAGTTAGTAAATCGTATTCAGAATTTAAGAAAAGAGTCTGGTTTAGAAGTTACAGATCAAATAAAATTAAAAATAGAAAAAGATGGCATAGTTGATGCTGCCATTGAAGCAAATGCAATCTATATTAAAAACGAAACATTAACCAATGAATTGATATTGGAAGATAGCGTTAACGATGGTGTAGAAATTGCTTTTGACGATGTAAATACAAAATTGTTAATACAAAAAAATTAA
- a CDS encoding TraR/DksA family transcriptional regulator — translation MTENKEKYSDAELNEFKEIILKKIENAEEDLALIESAYKNDSNNGTDDTSPTFKAFEEGSETMSKESNVQLAIRQEKFIRDLKNALLRIENKTYGICRVTGKLIQKERLKLVPHATLSIEAKNMQ, via the coding sequence ATGACTGAGAATAAAGAAAAATACTCGGACGCTGAATTAAATGAATTCAAAGAGATTATATTAAAAAAGATTGAAAATGCTGAAGAAGATTTAGCGTTGATAGAAAGTGCTTATAAAAACGATAGTAATAATGGCACAGACGATACATCACCTACATTTAAGGCTTTTGAAGAAGGTTCAGAAACAATGTCTAAAGAATCTAATGTTCAGTTAGCCATTCGTCAAGAAAAATTTATTAGAGATTTAAAAAACGCTTTGTTACGTATAGAAAATAAAACGTATGGTATTTGCCGTGTAACGGGTAAATTAATTCAAAAAGAGCGTTTAAAATTAGTGCCACATGCTACACTTAGTATAGAAGCTAAGAATATGCAGTAA
- a CDS encoding DUF4097 family beta strand repeat-containing protein, which yields MRIIFYIYFLLLAAPVIAQKTIVKEIDFNNQKIEIQLEDIDLLEIVNTDKQKVSLSMQDHAENPTQIEIKNSEKTIAITASTILPIVDSSKMDKFCYEQPLFSSYKLMIPKGCEVLVVYHKGNFSTKNFTGNMNVRLNTGDLTIDDFNGSINIESFSGNIDATINDTEAIILSSKGRITTAFSSTNWERTAISLKGTLGKKSNLLTIQSVNANIMLNSGTTE from the coding sequence ATGAGAATTATTTTTTACATATACTTTTTGCTATTAGCTGCTCCTGTAATTGCTCAAAAAACAATTGTAAAAGAAATTGATTTTAATAACCAAAAAATTGAAATACAATTAGAAGATATTGATTTGTTAGAAATAGTTAATACCGATAAGCAAAAGGTAAGTCTATCAATGCAAGACCATGCTGAAAATCCTACACAAATTGAAATTAAAAATAGTGAAAAGACAATTGCTATTACCGCCTCAACTATTTTACCTATTGTTGACAGTTCTAAAATGGATAAATTTTGTTATGAGCAACCATTATTTTCATCCTATAAATTGATGATCCCCAAAGGATGTGAAGTATTGGTTGTTTATCATAAAGGAAACTTTAGTACAAAAAACTTTACTGGAAATATGAATGTTAGATTAAACACTGGTGATTTAACAATTGATGATTTTAATGGTAGTATAAATATTGAATCATTCTCTGGGAATATTGACGCTACTATTAATGATACGGAAGCAATCATTCTATCGAGTAAAGGAAGAATTACAACTGCTTTTTCTTCAACTAATTGGGAAAGAACAGCTATTTCACTAAAAGGAACTTTAGGAAAAAAAAGTAACCTGTTGACAATTCAGTCTG